From the Chitinolyticbacter meiyuanensis genome, one window contains:
- a CDS encoding winged helix-turn-helix transcriptional regulator: MLPEIAGYGFVLPAEKQAQIGTAGTYRYKLMNSQAKKYARKSAPERSARMVEAIFGCKWSLTVYQLLANGINRPGEMVRSVEGLTTKVLNECLRRNMDFGILERIAYDESPPRVEYTVTPFGTKFIRILDELEKLQHELDRES, translated from the coding sequence TTGTTACCGGAGATCGCAGGTTATGGATTTGTGCTACCCGCTGAAAAGCAGGCACAAATTGGTACGGCAGGTACTTATCGGTACAAGTTGATGAATAGCCAAGCGAAAAAATATGCCAGGAAATCAGCACCGGAGCGCAGCGCGCGGATGGTGGAAGCCATTTTTGGCTGCAAATGGTCGCTGACTGTTTACCAATTGCTGGCCAACGGGATCAACCGCCCCGGCGAGATGGTGCGCAGCGTGGAGGGCCTGACGACCAAGGTACTCAACGAGTGCCTGCGCAGAAACATGGATTTCGGCATCCTGGAACGCATCGCCTACGACGAATCGCCACCGCGCGTTGAATACACGGTGACGCCATTCGGTACCAAATTCATCCGCATCCTGGACGAGCTGGAAAAGCTGCAGCACGAGCTCGATCGCGAATCCTGA